Below is a window of Tolypothrix bouteillei VB521301 DNA.
CGCCTACATCCATCGGATTTTAGGTGCTTTTGCGTATCTACATTCACTAGGTTTAGTCTACTGCGACTTTAAACCAGATAACGTGATGCTAGAAGGACACGATGTCAAGTTAATAGACTTAGGTGGTGTCCGTCGTATTGATGACATTCATGGAGACATTTACGGTACTGTTGGCTATAGTGCGCCAGAAGCGGGTGAAGGACCAACAGTTGTGTCAGATTTATTTACCATTGGTAGGACACTTGCAGTTCTCCTCACCAGCATCTCGGGTTTCACAAAAGAACATCTCTACACTCTCCCCAGCCCTCAAGAAGAACCGCTCTTTGCCCAACAAGAATCGTTATATCGGTTTTTACTGAAAGCGACTGCACAGAACCCTGATGAGCGCTTTCAATCAGCAGATGAAATGGCAGATCAATTGCTGGGCGTACTTCGAGAAGTTGTTGCAACCGAAACAAAGATTCCACGTCCAGCCTCCAGTAACGTTTTTGGGGGCGATATGCTTTCACTGATAAACACGGGTGAGTTAAGCCCTATTAAAGCCGACCATCACCAGTTACCAATGCCAATGCTAGATTCTACGGAACCAGGATTCAACGCAGTCCTGAATGCGGGAGCGTTTGCCGATCCTAAAATGAGAGTCACTAGCTTAACACAAGCCGTTCAACAGTTCCCCAATTCAAAGGAACCATTGCTGCGTTTAGCAAACAGCCTCATTGACACTGGTAATTATGACAAAGTTGAACAAGTGTTGGCGCAAGTAGAAGAAAAAGACCCTTGGGACTGGAGAGTGTTGTGGTACAAAGGACGCAGTTTAATGGCGCAAGGCAAAGCACAAGAAGCGCAAGCAGCTTTTGACCAAGTTTACTTTGACTTACCCGGAGAACTTGCACCCAAATTGGGGTTAGCTTTAGCGGCTGAAAGTGCAGGTAATTTCCAGCTAGCAACTCACATGTACGATTTAGTCTCTCGTACCGACCCCAGTTATACCGCCGCCGCCTTTGGCTTAGCACGTTGCTTGTGCGCTACAGCAAACAGAAAAGAAGCAGTGTCGGCGTTAGAACGAGTTCCACAAACCTCCAACTTACATACACGGGCGCGAGTAGAAATTGCACGAACACTGATTGATGCGTCTCATTCTCCTCCAGGAAGCAAAGAACTCCAAGAAGCTTCAGCAGCAATTGAAGCACTAACTCTCAGTGGTATAGAACGCTGTCAACTGACAAAGCAAGTTTTAGAAACCGCTTTACATTTACTCACTTCTCAAGCAGTTTCACAAGACTTATCCATCAAAATTTTAGGACAAACACTTCAAGAACTTTATTTACGAAAAGGATTAGAAAAAGCACTGCGAGACATGGCGCACCTCTCAACAGGAGAAGAAAAAATTCGCCTAGTTGATGAAGCAAATCGTGTACGACCGAGAACGTTATTTTAAAAAGAGCTAATGGCTAATGGAACACAATTAGCAATTAGCCATTAGCAGTTAGCAATTAGCCCTTCGGGTATCTCCTTACGGAGACGCTTCGCGAACGCCAGTCCCCTACGGCGGGAAACCCGCCTTCAGGGCTGGACTCACCATTAGCCATTAACAAACTATGCAATGTTTCAAATGTGGTAGCAAGCTCCAGGTTGGCGATCGCTTTTGTGAAGAATGCGGTACCCCCGCTATCCCAAAAGCGACAGGGGGATGTGAAAAATGCGGTGCTTCAGTCGAAGAAATCGATCCAGATGGCTTTTGTTCTCAATGTGGTTTTCGTCAGGAAATAAAGCCGACGGATAACTTTGAGATTGTGATTTCTCCTAACTTTGCAGGAATTTCACACCGAGGACTAAAACATCAACGTAATGAAGATTATATTGCCTGTGCGAAGGTTGAAAATACGAATACTTATATTCTGGTTGTTTGTGATGGAGTTTCTAGTTCTGCTTCACCCGATTTAGCTGCTAAAGTTGCTGTAGAAAGTGCGTGTAGAGCTTTGGAAAGAAGGGTTGGAGGGGTAGATTCACAACAAGCAATAAAATTGGCAATTGCTGAAGCCATGAGAGCGGTATCCGAAATTTCATACA
It encodes the following:
- a CDS encoding PP2C family serine/threonine-protein phosphatase; its protein translation is MQCFKCGSKLQVGDRFCEECGTPAIPKATGGCEKCGASVEEIDPDGFCSQCGFRQEIKPTDNFEIVISPNFAGISHRGLKHQRNEDYIACAKVENTNTYILVVCDGVSSSASPDLAAKVAVESACRALERRVGGVDSQQAIKLAIAEAMRAVSEISYSVTTDVDPPSTTIVAAVVVDNTATIAWLGDSRAYWIASDGSRQLTIDHSWFNDVVLSGEMTESEAKQSSQVHAITRWVGADAGHVEPSIVNFEIPGSGYLLLCTDGLWNYTPQVSDLNRLMNSNEDAITLAQKLVEFACLRGGHDNITVAVLSF
- a CDS encoding serine/threonine-protein kinase — encoded protein: MNGESCKRNGCTGSIEDGYCDVCGLAPVEPLQSISLHDSIRKQTQPTQHSSITTGTGSSPLTNRSKGSRRTSNTSSRSSRKQLGAGLVSVPELPSTEPEKAIMAEAMVPDHKRVCSHCNNSLRREKGFCPKCGQKYSFIATLKPGDVVAGQYEVKGAIAFGGLGWIYLGFDKILSRYVVLKGLLNTEDAASAVVAVAERKFLAAVKHANIVGIYNFVNYDSEGFIVMEYVGGKTLKEIRKERGPLPVAEAIAYIHRILGAFAYLHSLGLVYCDFKPDNVMLEGHDVKLIDLGGVRRIDDIHGDIYGTVGYSAPEAGEGPTVVSDLFTIGRTLAVLLTSISGFTKEHLYTLPSPQEEPLFAQQESLYRFLLKATAQNPDERFQSADEMADQLLGVLREVVATETKIPRPASSNVFGGDMLSLINTGELSPIKADHHQLPMPMLDSTEPGFNAVLNAGAFADPKMRVTSLTQAVQQFPNSKEPLLRLANSLIDTGNYDKVEQVLAQVEEKDPWDWRVLWYKGRSLMAQGKAQEAQAAFDQVYFDLPGELAPKLGLALAAESAGNFQLATHMYDLVSRTDPSYTAAAFGLARCLCATANRKEAVSALERVPQTSNLHTRARVEIARTLIDASHSPPGSKELQEASAAIEALTLSGIERCQLTKQVLETALHLLTSQAVSQDLSIKILGQTLQELYLRKGLEKALRDMAHLSTGEEKIRLVDEANRVRPRTLF